A genomic window from Anthonomus grandis grandis chromosome 4, icAntGran1.3, whole genome shotgun sequence includes:
- the LOC126735165 gene encoding phosphatidylinositol N-acetylglucosaminyltransferase subunit P-like isoform X1, whose product MPEHTPAPTPSRAVYGFVMFLSFRIFFIVYLIWALVPEQYFEFFGIDFLPQRHWAVSIPIYLGTVFVIFGFAIYPGLGLLITPDIDDMKTIMDDVGSKKRKNGPSLNVSPTEGECACKNKDDCWKEYYDLRSDVSHKRIPAVKDLCMWEVSEHLYL is encoded by the exons ATGCCAGAGCATACACCAGCACCCACCCCAAGCCGGGCAGTTTATGGTTTTGttatgtttttaagttttaggattttctttattgtttatctCATATGGGCCCTAGTGCCTGAAcagtattttgaattttttggtaTCGATTTTTTACCACAACGTCACTGGGCTGTGTCGATACCCATATATCTTGGAACTG TATTTGTTATATTTGGGTTCGCCATCTATCCAGGTCTGGGTCTTCTGATAACGCCGGACATTGACGACATGAAGACCATAATGGATGACGTCGGCagtaaaaagagaaaaaacggACCATCGTTAAATGTTTCTCCTACAGAGGGCGAGTGTGCATGTAAAAATAAGGACGATTGCTGGAAGGAGTATTATGACTTACGTAGCGACGTTTCTCATAAACGAATTCCGGCCGTGAAGGATTTGTGTATGTGGGAGGTGTCTGAACATTTATACCTTTGA
- the LOC126735157 gene encoding methanethiol oxidase isoform X2: MHCNNGPGYASPLDAMKNGPREKLLYTACVQPDQTRGKSDVLATVDVDPESPTYCQVIHRLRTGRPNDELHHSGWNICSSCHGKTGCAKRDKLILPALLSNRIFVVDVGKNPKAPFMYKVIEASEVNKTNCTALHTTHCLASGDIMISAMGDIDGNAKSEFVLVDSTNFTVKGTWVQGEGAKFNYDFWYQPYHDVMVSSEWGAPRVWKKGFSASEPGSTGQSLNFYSWSKRELIQTVDLGKEGAIPLEVRFLHNPKEAQGYVGCAMGSSIFRFYKKEDGTWAADNVIKVPQKKVSGWVSSHMGGLISDILISLDDRFLYFSNWLHGDVRQYDITDRANPKLTGQIFLGGKIVSDSGVKVLEDEELTEQPKPVYIKNKRFYGGPQMLQLSLDGKRLYVSTSLFSPWDKEIYPETIKEGGRIVKLDIDVENGGMKLDENFLVDFSEGSDGPLLPHEMRYPGGDCTSDIWLANEEN, from the exons ATGCATTGCAACAATG GTCCTGGATACGCGTCTCCCTTGGACGCAATGAAAAATGGCCCAAGAGAAAAACTTTTATACACAGCATGCGTACAACCGGATCAAACCCGTGGCAAAAGTGATGTACTCGCCACAGTTGACGTAGATCCAGAATCTCCTACATATTGCCaa GTCATTCACCGGCTAAGAACAGGCAGACCGAACGACGAACTTCACCACAGCGGTTGGAACATTTGCTCCAGTTGTCATGGCAAAACCGGATGTGCCAAAAGGgacaaattaattttgcctGCCTTACTTTCGAATAGGATTTTCGTTGTGGATGttggaaaaaatccaaaagcTCCATTTATGTACAAG gTAATAGAGGCTTCTGAAGTAAACAAAACCAACTGTACAGCACTACACACAACCCACTGCTTAGCTTCTGGAGATATCATGATCTCAGCCATGGGGGACATAGACGGAAACGCTAAAAGTGAATTTGTTTTAGTTGACTCCACGAATTTTACAGTAAAAG gCACGTGGGTTCAGGGTGAAGGAGCTAAGTTTAACTATGACTTCTGGTATCAACCGTACCATGACGTGATGGTGTCATCTGAATGGGGTGCCCCGAGGGTTTGGAAGAAAGGATTTAGCGCCTCGGAGCCCGGTTCGACCGGTCAGAGTTTAAACTTTTATTCCTGGAGTAAAAGAGAGTTGATACAAACAGTTG ATTTAGGAAAAGAGGGAGCAATTCCACTGGAAGTACGCTTCTTACATAATCCCAAGGAGGCCCAGGGTTACGTTGGATGTGCCATGGGCTCCAGCATTTTCAG gTTTTATAAGAAAGAAGATGGTACATGGGCTGCTGATAATGTCATCAAGGTTCCGCAAAAAAAAGTTTCCGGATGGGTTTCATCACACATGGGTG GGTTAATAAGTGATATTTTGATATCACTGGACGATCGTTTCCTCTACTTCTCAAATTGGTTACATGGGGATGTTAGGCAGTATGATATTACTGACAGAGCCAACCCTAAATTGACCG GTCAAATATTCTTAGGAGGTAAGATAGTAAGTGACTCCGGAGTGAAAGTTTTAGAAGACGAGGAGTTAACTGAACAACCCAAACCggtatacataaaaaataaacggTTTTATGGCGGTCCTCAAATGTTGCAACTGTCCCTAGATGGAAAAAG GTTGTATGTGAGCACCAGCCTATTTTCGCCATGGGATAAAGAAATCTACCCTGAAACGATTAAAGAGGGAGGCCGAATAGTGAAACTCGATATCGATGTGGAAAATGGTGGTATGAAGTTGGACGAGAACTTTTTGGTAGATTTTTCCGAAGGGTCTGATGGTCCTTTACTTCCGCATGAGATGAG GTATCCTGGTGGAGACTGTACCTCAGACATTTGGCTGGCTAATGAAGAAAATTGA
- the LOC126735165 gene encoding uncharacterized protein LOC126735165 isoform X2 has product MQEKNLKIDLELCLSSERIAQIVYDVLRVDAEPKRSGVVKVLTVENNVLKGTFTANQARQLRVAINNFFEKADLVLETVQVMGPPVSEKYDYYYE; this is encoded by the exons ATGCaagaaaaaaacctaaaaat TGACCTAGAACTATGTCTTTCTAGCGAGAGAATTGCCCAAATAGTGTATGATGTTTTAAGGGTCGATGCTGAACCAAAACGCAGTGGGGTTGTGAAAGTTTTGACTGTAGAAAACAATGTACTTAAGGG AACTTTTACGGCAAACCAAGCAAGACAGTTGCGAGTGGCTATAAATAACTTCTTTGAGAAAGCAGACTTGGTGCTTGAAACCGTTCAGGTTATGGGACCTCCAGTTAGTGAGAAATACGATTACTACTACGAATAA
- the LOC126735157 gene encoding methanethiol oxidase isoform X1, translating to MFYSYIGAFNKLTASHKKKPNADLIKMTDFTKCSKGPGYASPLDAMKNGPREKLLYTACVQPDQTRGKSDVLATVDVDPESPTYCQVIHRLRTGRPNDELHHSGWNICSSCHGKTGCAKRDKLILPALLSNRIFVVDVGKNPKAPFMYKVIEASEVNKTNCTALHTTHCLASGDIMISAMGDIDGNAKSEFVLVDSTNFTVKGTWVQGEGAKFNYDFWYQPYHDVMVSSEWGAPRVWKKGFSASEPGSTGQSLNFYSWSKRELIQTVDLGKEGAIPLEVRFLHNPKEAQGYVGCAMGSSIFRFYKKEDGTWAADNVIKVPQKKVSGWVSSHMGGLISDILISLDDRFLYFSNWLHGDVRQYDITDRANPKLTGQIFLGGKIVSDSGVKVLEDEELTEQPKPVYIKNKRFYGGPQMLQLSLDGKRLYVSTSLFSPWDKEIYPETIKEGGRIVKLDIDVENGGMKLDENFLVDFSEGSDGPLLPHEMRYPGGDCTSDIWLANEEN from the exons atgttttattcttatattggggcttttaataaattaactgcATCACATAAGAAAAAACCCAATGCGGATCTGATAAAAATGACTGATTTTACAAAGTGTTCAAAGG GTCCTGGATACGCGTCTCCCTTGGACGCAATGAAAAATGGCCCAAGAGAAAAACTTTTATACACAGCATGCGTACAACCGGATCAAACCCGTGGCAAAAGTGATGTACTCGCCACAGTTGACGTAGATCCAGAATCTCCTACATATTGCCaa GTCATTCACCGGCTAAGAACAGGCAGACCGAACGACGAACTTCACCACAGCGGTTGGAACATTTGCTCCAGTTGTCATGGCAAAACCGGATGTGCCAAAAGGgacaaattaattttgcctGCCTTACTTTCGAATAGGATTTTCGTTGTGGATGttggaaaaaatccaaaagcTCCATTTATGTACAAG gTAATAGAGGCTTCTGAAGTAAACAAAACCAACTGTACAGCACTACACACAACCCACTGCTTAGCTTCTGGAGATATCATGATCTCAGCCATGGGGGACATAGACGGAAACGCTAAAAGTGAATTTGTTTTAGTTGACTCCACGAATTTTACAGTAAAAG gCACGTGGGTTCAGGGTGAAGGAGCTAAGTTTAACTATGACTTCTGGTATCAACCGTACCATGACGTGATGGTGTCATCTGAATGGGGTGCCCCGAGGGTTTGGAAGAAAGGATTTAGCGCCTCGGAGCCCGGTTCGACCGGTCAGAGTTTAAACTTTTATTCCTGGAGTAAAAGAGAGTTGATACAAACAGTTG ATTTAGGAAAAGAGGGAGCAATTCCACTGGAAGTACGCTTCTTACATAATCCCAAGGAGGCCCAGGGTTACGTTGGATGTGCCATGGGCTCCAGCATTTTCAG gTTTTATAAGAAAGAAGATGGTACATGGGCTGCTGATAATGTCATCAAGGTTCCGCAAAAAAAAGTTTCCGGATGGGTTTCATCACACATGGGTG GGTTAATAAGTGATATTTTGATATCACTGGACGATCGTTTCCTCTACTTCTCAAATTGGTTACATGGGGATGTTAGGCAGTATGATATTACTGACAGAGCCAACCCTAAATTGACCG GTCAAATATTCTTAGGAGGTAAGATAGTAAGTGACTCCGGAGTGAAAGTTTTAGAAGACGAGGAGTTAACTGAACAACCCAAACCggtatacataaaaaataaacggTTTTATGGCGGTCCTCAAATGTTGCAACTGTCCCTAGATGGAAAAAG GTTGTATGTGAGCACCAGCCTATTTTCGCCATGGGATAAAGAAATCTACCCTGAAACGATTAAAGAGGGAGGCCGAATAGTGAAACTCGATATCGATGTGGAAAATGGTGGTATGAAGTTGGACGAGAACTTTTTGGTAGATTTTTCCGAAGGGTCTGATGGTCCTTTACTTCCGCATGAGATGAG GTATCCTGGTGGAGACTGTACCTCAGACATTTGGCTGGCTAATGAAGAAAATTGA